A section of the Sedimentisphaera cyanobacteriorum genome encodes:
- a CDS encoding chorismate synthase, producing MLGCHTGRNFQVSVAGGSYQDGLTSMIHGCPPGMKITEKEIYGDLLLRKPGADELSSPRKEPDLPIIYSGINSADTIEAAGNAFHTNATPLTILIPNLDRHFIHIKQYQDTNRTPRPGHASYATFMKYGESDDAIGAGIFSGRYTSTIVAAGYVAKKILAELGVKVFSFVREAAGVQCPDMDYEEIYQFTQRYKKMRKNYDPFYQQIYEKQRLRTEMRFLEKMAVLAEVENEIDQIRAAGEEMVPEKIKSEYDVHHILCCPDYSAACEMVEACGKITKTGDSSGGIIEVAATGMPVGLGEPVFSKLDAELGKMLGIGAVKGVEIGAGFKAKDMTGHQCNDQIRSENGRVIFDSNNAGGITGGISTGQNLIARLAVKPTPTIDKDQHTIDKYTLENTKLSAITRRDPTIAGRIWPVAENYTAIVLLDNLMSFYGQKTLMDKLGYK from the coding sequence ATGCTTGGATGTCATACAGGGAGAAATTTTCAGGTTAGTGTTGCAGGTGGTTCATATCAGGACGGGCTTACATCAATGATACACGGCTGCCCTCCAGGAATGAAAATCACCGAAAAAGAAATCTACGGCGACCTTCTTCTCAGAAAGCCCGGGGCCGACGAGCTCTCGAGCCCGCGAAAAGAGCCTGACCTGCCGATAATTTACAGCGGCATAAACAGCGCAGATACAATCGAGGCAGCAGGCAACGCCTTCCATACAAACGCAACGCCTCTTACGATACTAATCCCGAATCTCGACAGACATTTCATTCACATAAAGCAGTATCAGGATACTAACAGAACCCCCCGCCCGGGACACGCATCCTACGCAACTTTTATGAAATACGGTGAATCTGATGATGCTATCGGAGCGGGCATATTCAGCGGACGCTACACTTCTACAATCGTAGCGGCGGGGTATGTGGCTAAGAAGATTCTCGCAGAGCTCGGGGTAAAGGTGTTCTCCTTTGTTCGCGAGGCAGCGGGAGTGCAGTGTCCGGATATGGACTACGAAGAGATTTACCAGTTCACCCAGAGATACAAGAAAATGCGCAAAAACTACGACCCCTTCTACCAGCAGATATACGAAAAACAGCGTTTGCGCACTGAGATGCGGTTTCTTGAGAAGATGGCCGTTTTAGCGGAGGTGGAAAACGAGATAGACCAGATCAGAGCTGCGGGCGAAGAGATGGTGCCTGAGAAAATTAAATCTGAATACGACGTGCACCATATCCTCTGCTGCCCAGACTACAGCGCCGCCTGCGAGATGGTTGAGGCGTGCGGAAAGATCACCAAAACCGGCGATTCCTCCGGCGGCATAATAGAAGTAGCCGCTACAGGGATGCCAGTCGGCCTCGGCGAGCCGGTGTTCAGCAAGCTCGATGCAGAGCTCGGGAAAATGCTCGGGATAGGGGCTGTTAAGGGCGTTGAGATTGGCGCAGGCTTCAAGGCCAAGGATATGACAGGCCACCAGTGCAACGATCAGATAAGAAGCGAAAACGGCAGGGTAATTTTCGATTCGAACAACGCCGGCGGGATTACTGGCGGAATCTCAACAGGACAGAACCTTATCGCAAGGCTCGCTGTAAAACCAACACCTACAATCGACAAAGACCAGCACACTATCGATAAATATACCCTCGAAAACACAAAGCTATCAGCTATTACAAGAAGAGACCCAACAATCGCTGGAAGGATATGGCCGGTGGCTGAAAACTATACCGCAATCGTTCTGCTCGATAATTTGATGAGCTTTTACGGTCAGAAAACACTTATGGATAAACTCGGATACAAGTAA